Proteins from one Pontibacter korlensis genomic window:
- the nhaA gene encoding Na+/H+ antiporter NhaA, whose product MSETTTTRPKLYNRILYPLLEFIRAASFSGILLMVVTIIAIAWANSPWAESYAKVWSTPFTIALGDYGLTKATILWVNDGLMAIFFFVVGLEIKRETMVGELSSIKGAAFPVMAALGGMIVPAGVFVLLNLGDEGLSGWGIPMATDIAFALGILTLLGNRAPLSLKLFLIAYAIVDDIGAVLVIALFYTSEVNFLSLWIGFLLFGLLLIGNALRMRNIWVYILIGVIMWVAFLKSGVHATIAGILLAITIPGRSKISEEEFVSSTDEVLEELRISQQAEMSDPDTNPTDEDYQGAVYTIESNCEEALSPMHRLEHALHPWVAFAIMPIFALANAGIAIDANLVENLNAALPMGIILGLVLGKPIGILMFSWIASATGIAAKPTSFNWLQLIGVGLLGGVGFTMSIFIANLAFADSPMLPLSKLAILCASLVAGIIAYIILRYAGSRSPNRTDTV is encoded by the coding sequence TTGAGCGAAACAACTACAACCAGACCCAAACTATACAATCGCATTCTGTACCCACTCCTGGAGTTCATTAGGGCAGCGTCTTTTAGTGGCATTTTGCTGATGGTGGTCACAATTATTGCAATTGCCTGGGCTAACTCCCCCTGGGCAGAGAGCTATGCTAAGGTCTGGTCTACCCCATTTACCATTGCCTTAGGCGACTATGGCCTTACCAAGGCAACGATACTTTGGGTTAACGATGGCCTAATGGCTATCTTCTTTTTTGTGGTGGGCCTGGAGATAAAGCGGGAAACAATGGTAGGTGAGCTTTCCTCCATAAAAGGTGCCGCATTTCCTGTTATGGCTGCATTGGGAGGTATGATAGTTCCGGCAGGTGTTTTCGTGCTGCTTAACTTAGGCGACGAAGGGCTGTCAGGTTGGGGCATACCTATGGCCACCGATATCGCCTTTGCCTTAGGCATTCTTACCCTACTCGGAAACCGTGCACCTTTGTCCTTAAAGCTTTTTCTGATAGCCTATGCTATAGTAGATGACATTGGCGCTGTACTGGTTATTGCTTTGTTCTATACTTCTGAAGTTAACTTTCTTAGCTTATGGATTGGCTTTCTGTTGTTTGGCCTTTTGTTGATAGGAAACGCACTTCGGATGCGCAATATTTGGGTATACATACTTATTGGGGTGATTATGTGGGTTGCCTTTCTGAAATCCGGAGTACATGCCACTATCGCAGGTATATTATTAGCTATCACTATACCTGGACGTTCCAAAATATCGGAGGAAGAGTTTGTATCAAGTACTGATGAAGTGCTGGAAGAGCTGCGAATTAGCCAGCAAGCCGAAATGTCTGATCCTGATACAAATCCCACAGATGAGGATTATCAAGGGGCAGTATACACCATAGAAAGTAATTGTGAGGAGGCGCTTTCACCCATGCACCGGTTAGAACATGCGCTACACCCATGGGTAGCTTTCGCCATTATGCCAATTTTTGCCTTGGCTAACGCAGGTATTGCCATAGATGCAAACTTAGTAGAAAACCTTAATGCAGCTCTCCCAATGGGAATTATACTTGGTCTTGTACTAGGTAAGCCAATCGGTATTTTGATGTTTTCCTGGATCGCCTCGGCTACAGGCATAGCTGCAAAACCTACGTCTTTCAACTGGCTACAGCTGATAGGTGTAGGCTTGCTTGGTGGCGTTGGCTTTACCATGTCAATCTTTATAGCCAACCTGGCCTTTGCCGACTCCCCTATGCTGCCGTTATCAAAGTTAGCTATACTCTGCGCTTCGCTTGTAGCTGGAATTATAGCTTACATCATATTAAGGTATGCCGGCAGCAGATCACCTAATAGAACAGACACAGTATAA
- a CDS encoding alanine racemase, giving the protein MAVLKLYRQKLQHNYNHLNKVFKEHDISWGIVTKLLCGHELYLKEVLALGLKEVHDSRVTNLKTIKTMAPDVQTVYIKPAPKKSIPDIIQYADVSFQTELDIINMLSEEAVRQDKLHKIIIMIEMGDLREGVMGEELVDFYEKVFELPGISVIGLGANFNCLHGVMPTQDKLIQLCLYKQIIEAKFNREIPWVSGGTSVTIPLLFNHILPKGVNHFRVGEALFFGLNLFTNETFEGMQDDVFELETEIIELTEKPMVPSGILAENPSGESFEIDESLYGKKSHRAIIDVGLLDINPKFLIPKDDNISVIGASSDMLVVELGVNSDNYKVGDVLRFNLRYMGALSVLNSRYINKEVV; this is encoded by the coding sequence ATGGCAGTTCTGAAGCTATACCGGCAGAAGCTACAACATAACTACAATCACCTGAACAAGGTGTTTAAGGAGCACGATATTAGCTGGGGCATCGTAACAAAGCTGTTGTGTGGCCATGAGCTATACCTGAAGGAAGTATTGGCGCTAGGCCTAAAAGAAGTGCACGACTCCCGCGTCACAAACCTGAAGACTATCAAGACGATGGCTCCTGATGTACAGACCGTGTACATCAAGCCAGCTCCAAAGAAAAGTATACCAGATATTATCCAGTATGCGGACGTGAGTTTTCAGACAGAGCTGGATATCATCAACATGCTTTCGGAGGAAGCGGTGCGCCAGGACAAGCTGCATAAAATCATCATCATGATCGAAATGGGCGACCTGCGCGAGGGAGTTATGGGCGAAGAGCTGGTTGACTTTTACGAGAAGGTCTTCGAGCTTCCGGGGATCTCTGTCATTGGCTTAGGCGCTAATTTTAACTGTTTGCACGGTGTAATGCCAACCCAAGACAAGCTGATTCAGCTTTGCCTGTACAAGCAGATTATCGAAGCTAAATTTAACCGTGAGATCCCTTGGGTTTCAGGCGGCACATCTGTCACAATCCCGCTTCTCTTCAACCACATACTTCCTAAAGGTGTTAACCATTTCAGGGTTGGCGAGGCATTGTTCTTTGGCCTTAACCTGTTCACCAACGAGACTTTTGAAGGAATGCAAGATGATGTATTCGAGCTGGAGACTGAGATAATTGAGCTAACGGAAAAGCCAATGGTGCCAAGCGGCATATTGGCAGAGAACCCAAGCGGCGAGAGCTTTGAGATTGATGAAAGCCTTTACGGCAAAAAGTCGCACCGTGCTATCATTGACGTAGGTCTGCTAGACATCAATCCGAAATTTTTGATCCCGAAAGACGATAATATCTCAGTAATTGGAGCAAGCTCTGATATGCTTGTAGTGGAGTTGGGAGTGAACAGCGACAATTACAAAGTGGGTGATGTCTTAAGGTTTAACCTGCGCTATATGGGCGCACTAAGTGTGCTCAACTCCCGCTACATCAACAAAGAGGTAGTATAA
- a CDS encoding GNAT family N-acetyltransferase translates to MAENNGVSYHTYTPNQHEELNRDEVLDFLFEHLDEYGDQRQDIAKCMDYALSDAEGKGGAVHVARENGKVVGALILNNTGMSGYIPENILVYVAVHGSTRGKGVGKQLVQMAIDNSQGSIALHVEPQNPARHLYEKVGFTNKYLEYRLIR, encoded by the coding sequence ATGGCAGAAAACAACGGTGTCAGCTACCACACCTATACCCCAAACCAGCACGAAGAGCTAAACCGCGACGAAGTATTAGACTTCCTTTTTGAGCATCTGGATGAATATGGCGATCAGCGCCAGGACATAGCCAAGTGCATGGATTATGCTTTATCTGATGCGGAAGGTAAAGGCGGTGCTGTGCACGTTGCCCGTGAGAATGGTAAAGTGGTAGGCGCACTGATTCTGAACAACACCGGCATGAGCGGCTATATACCTGAAAATATACTTGTGTATGTGGCTGTGCACGGCAGCACCCGCGGAAAAGGCGTGGGCAAACAGCTGGTGCAAATGGCTATTGATAACTCACAAGGTAGTATAGCCTTGCACGTAGAGCCGCAGAACCCTGCTCGCCACCTTTATGAGAAGGTAGGCTTCACGAACAAGTATTTAGAGTATAGACTAATTAGATAA
- a CDS encoding sodium:solute symporter family protein, which translates to MHYIDLSIFVLYMLAMLGVGFYFLKKNEGAEDYYVGGRSMSSGHIGLSVVATDVGGGFSIGLGGLGFAMGLSGSWMLFTGLLGAWLAAVFLIPKVKSNPAFASFLTFPQIFGYYFNARVALLAGIISAIGYTGFTSSQILAGAKLASGTFINLDLNTALLIMGIIAVVYTVMGGLKAVIYTDTVQWAILMGGLIFIGIPVSFLAVGGMEKLSFSQIFNPEYLSNQSSRSIAAIRTTLPPDFLSLTNITWQQMVNWGITIIPIWFVGMTLYQRIYACRDEKTAKKAWYIAGLFEWPIMAFMGVSLGILARIAAEQGMFEALGAGAVVDPETGLPMLLRSVLPVGLMGLMLSAYFSAILSTADSCLMASSGNIVTDVLSHFFKFDQDSPKALRLSQLVTLLVGAFALWLATMMTNVLDLMLYSYAFMVSGLFVPVIGALFWKRRSSVAAFWAMLVGGIVTVVLQVFTLTTPAPGSDIINLAQAIQPYFPATENQSWLAMNEFELRELVGNTLSAHSIVHIPWLKVTFALPYNLDPNLFGLTASLVLYISLTFLYPDKTKKKTWQKTTVSATTPIPQTSTKS; encoded by the coding sequence ATGCACTACATAGACCTTTCCATCTTCGTCCTTTATATGCTGGCTATGCTTGGCGTAGGTTTTTATTTCCTGAAAAAGAACGAAGGTGCTGAAGATTATTATGTAGGAGGCCGCTCCATGAGCAGTGGGCATATAGGCTTGTCTGTGGTGGCAACAGATGTGGGTGGAGGTTTCTCAATTGGCCTCGGCGGCCTTGGGTTTGCCATGGGGCTCTCAGGGTCCTGGATGCTTTTTACAGGCCTGCTTGGAGCCTGGTTAGCTGCAGTTTTCCTTATCCCAAAGGTTAAAAGCAATCCTGCTTTTGCTAGTTTCCTTACATTCCCACAAATTTTCGGCTACTACTTTAATGCCAGAGTAGCGCTACTTGCAGGCATAATTTCCGCAATCGGTTATACCGGCTTTACTAGTTCGCAAATCTTGGCTGGTGCCAAACTTGCCAGCGGTACGTTCATAAACCTCGATTTGAACACAGCCCTGCTAATTATGGGGATTATTGCAGTGGTTTACACGGTTATGGGTGGCTTAAAGGCGGTGATCTATACCGATACCGTTCAGTGGGCAATCCTGATGGGCGGTCTTATATTTATTGGCATACCGGTTTCATTTCTGGCTGTGGGTGGGATGGAGAAGCTGAGTTTCTCCCAAATTTTCAATCCTGAATATTTAAGCAACCAGTCCTCCAGAAGTATAGCCGCCATACGCACCACCCTGCCACCAGATTTCCTTAGCCTTACCAACATTACCTGGCAGCAAATGGTAAACTGGGGCATAACCATCATTCCTATATGGTTTGTGGGGATGACGCTGTACCAACGTATTTATGCCTGCCGCGACGAAAAAACGGCTAAGAAAGCCTGGTATATAGCCGGTCTGTTTGAATGGCCTATCATGGCTTTTATGGGCGTTAGTTTGGGTATACTAGCACGTATTGCTGCAGAACAAGGCATGTTTGAAGCACTGGGAGCTGGTGCCGTAGTAGACCCGGAGACGGGGCTACCGATGCTTCTTCGCTCTGTATTACCTGTGGGGTTGATGGGACTGATGCTTTCAGCTTACTTTTCTGCTATACTCTCCACGGCAGACAGCTGCCTGATGGCTTCCTCTGGTAATATTGTAACTGATGTACTAAGCCACTTCTTTAAGTTTGATCAGGACTCTCCTAAAGCTTTGCGTTTGTCGCAGCTTGTAACCTTGCTGGTTGGCGCCTTTGCCCTGTGGCTGGCCACCATGATGACCAACGTGCTCGACCTGATGCTTTACTCCTATGCCTTTATGGTGTCCGGGCTCTTCGTGCCAGTGATAGGTGCGTTGTTCTGGAAGCGCCGTAGTAGTGTTGCAGCATTTTGGGCCATGCTTGTAGGAGGTATCGTAACGGTGGTGCTGCAGGTTTTTACCCTAACTACGCCTGCTCCTGGGTCAGACATTATAAACCTTGCGCAAGCAATACAGCCATATTTCCCTGCGACGGAAAATCAAAGCTGGTTGGCAATGAATGAGTTTGAACTGCGTGAACTGGTAGGAAATACACTTTCTGCCCACAGTATCGTACATATACCCTGGCTTAAGGTAACTTTTGCCCTGCCGTACAACCTGGATCCTAATCTTTTCGGTCTTACGGCTTCCCTAGTGCTTTATATTTCGTTAACATTTTTATATCCTGATAAAACTAAGAAGAAGACATGGCAGAAAACAACGGTGTCAGCTACCACACCTATACCCCAAACCAGCACGAAGAGCTAA
- a CDS encoding aspartyl protease family protein, protein MLTETVAQVQLSQSSDTVYFTSDRKKITMPFRLVHNLVIIPVQINNSQPLNFILDSGVRNTLITQLYFSDSLDLKEANRIKIKGLGQGHSLEAIHSTGNSMRMRGIQGDHHTVYVLLEDIFNLSLRMGMPVHGIIGYDIFKNFIVKINYSTETLTLYRPDQKVKKKKRAEEYPLIIEDAKPYLHATVKQHNGDSLNVKLIVDTGASNSLSLYLPSDERLKLPPKVMHAYLGRGLGGDINGKIGRLPSFRLGKYEMENLTASYPDAEAVKLALNVAGRHGNIGSDILKRFTVIFDYPNQRISLIPNRRFKEPFYFNMAGFEVSTPLPGANFYIISNVVEDSPAKMVGVQPGDQLLHINGRNCNELKLSEVLHILDSKPGRKLRLRLKREEEIIDVDFVLQSRI, encoded by the coding sequence TTGCTTACAGAAACTGTTGCGCAGGTGCAGCTCTCCCAATCCTCCGATACGGTTTACTTTACTTCTGACCGTAAGAAAATAACCATGCCGTTCCGGCTCGTGCACAACCTTGTTATTATACCTGTACAGATAAACAATTCTCAACCACTCAACTTCATCCTCGATTCCGGTGTCCGTAACACCCTCATCACGCAGTTATACTTCTCTGATTCGCTGGACCTGAAAGAGGCAAACCGAATCAAGATAAAAGGGCTAGGGCAGGGGCATAGCCTCGAAGCCATCCATAGCACCGGCAACAGCATGAGAATGCGTGGAATTCAGGGCGATCATCATACAGTATATGTGCTACTGGAGGATATTTTCAACCTATCACTGCGGATGGGAATGCCAGTGCATGGCATTATTGGATATGATATTTTCAAAAACTTTATAGTAAAGATTAACTATAGTACAGAAACCTTAACACTTTATAGGCCAGACCAAAAAGTTAAAAAGAAGAAACGTGCGGAAGAATACCCTTTGATTATAGAAGATGCCAAACCATACTTACATGCAACTGTAAAGCAGCACAACGGCGACTCACTAAACGTGAAGCTTATCGTAGACACGGGCGCAAGCAATAGTCTGTCATTATACCTGCCCTCAGACGAGCGTTTGAAACTACCTCCAAAGGTAATGCACGCTTACTTGGGCCGTGGTTTAGGAGGGGACATAAACGGTAAAATAGGGAGACTACCCAGTTTCAGGTTAGGCAAGTATGAGATGGAGAACCTTACGGCGTCTTACCCGGATGCTGAGGCTGTAAAGCTGGCTCTTAATGTGGCAGGGCGACATGGAAACATAGGGTCAGATATTCTAAAGCGCTTTACCGTGATTTTTGATTACCCGAACCAGCGCATCTCTTTGATACCGAACCGTAGGTTCAAGGAACCCTTCTACTTCAATATGGCTGGTTTTGAAGTAAGCACACCTCTTCCAGGCGCTAACTTTTACATCATCTCGAATGTGGTAGAGGACTCGCCGGCAAAAATGGTGGGCGTTCAACCCGGAGACCAGCTCTTGCACATAAACGGCCGCAACTGTAACGAACTCAAACTCTCCGAAGTGCTGCACATACTGGATAGCAAACCTGGTCGTAAGCTCCGATTACGACTTAAGCGGGAAGAAGAGATAATTGATGTAGACTTTGTGCTACAGAGCCGGATATGA
- a CDS encoding GNAT family N-acetyltransferase: MDQPEFIVTVAQGQHIIHAQQICDEMESSAKARGTGIAKRSPDYIAQKMLEGKAVIALHQDGTWAGFCYIETWGHGKYVANSGLIVAPELRKSGLARQIKKKIFELSRTKYPDAKIFGLTTALAVMRINSSLGYTPVTYSELTDDEEFWKGCRSCVNFDILQSKNRSNCLCTAMLYDPAKEKDFMPLPVVEKKAAPKQYSVNERWLRHRNKPNRLEQPGFGNSAQL; encoded by the coding sequence ATGGATCAACCTGAATTCATCGTGACGGTTGCCCAAGGGCAACATATTATCCATGCACAGCAAATTTGCGACGAGATGGAGTCATCGGCTAAAGCACGCGGTACTGGCATTGCCAAGCGTTCACCGGATTATATTGCCCAGAAAATGCTGGAGGGTAAGGCCGTCATAGCTTTGCACCAAGACGGCACATGGGCTGGCTTCTGCTATATTGAAACCTGGGGCCACGGCAAGTATGTGGCAAACTCAGGTTTGATTGTAGCGCCCGAATTGCGTAAAAGCGGCTTAGCACGTCAAATTAAGAAGAAAATTTTTGAGCTTTCTCGTACTAAGTACCCGGATGCCAAAATATTTGGATTGACAACAGCCCTGGCTGTGATGCGCATTAACTCCAGCCTTGGCTATACGCCAGTTACTTACTCTGAGCTAACTGACGATGAGGAGTTCTGGAAAGGATGCCGCAGCTGTGTAAACTTTGATATACTGCAGAGCAAGAACCGCAGCAACTGCCTGTGCACCGCTATGCTCTATGACCCTGCTAAGGAAAAGGACTTTATGCCATTGCCAGTGGTAGAGAAAAAGGCTGCGCCTAAGCAGTACAGCGTAAATGAACGCTGGTTGCGCCACCGCAATAAACCTAACCGATTAGAACAACCGGGTTTCGGCAATTCAGCACAATTATAA
- a CDS encoding argininosuccinate synthase, which translates to MKKVVLAFSGGLDTSYCAIYLAQELGLEVYSAIVDTGGFSEEELQEIERRAYAMGVKQHTHLNETDNFYNSCIRYLVFGNILKNNTYPLSVSAERVTQAISIANHAKTIGADYVAHGSTGAGNDQVRFDMVFQALIPEVEIITPIRDKRLSREKEIAYLKEHGVEMDFQKAQYSINKGIWGTSVGGKETLTSHLPLPEEAYPTQLSKTEPERVTLYFEKGELKGINEQTFSNPVEAIQHLQEMAAPFAIGRDIHVGDTIIGIKGRVGFEAAAPMVIIKAHHTLEKHVLTKWQLYWKDQLSAWYGNWLHEGQLLDPTMRDMEAFLESTQQNVTGKVFVLLAPYRFQVEGIESAHDLMSDKFGSYGEMNRAWTSDDVKGFAKIFGNQTKLYHSVNSTEEWAK; encoded by the coding sequence ATGAAAAAAGTAGTTTTAGCCTTTAGCGGCGGCCTCGACACTTCTTACTGCGCCATTTACCTGGCTCAGGAACTTGGCCTGGAAGTATATTCAGCCATTGTAGATACTGGCGGTTTTTCGGAAGAAGAGCTGCAGGAAATTGAGCGCCGCGCCTATGCTATGGGCGTAAAACAGCACACGCACCTCAACGAGACAGATAATTTCTATAATAGCTGCATCCGTTACCTAGTGTTTGGCAACATTCTTAAGAACAATACTTACCCCTTAAGTGTGAGTGCCGAGCGCGTAACGCAAGCTATCTCTATTGCTAACCATGCTAAAACTATCGGTGCTGATTACGTAGCACACGGTAGTACAGGTGCCGGGAACGACCAGGTGCGTTTTGACATGGTGTTTCAGGCGCTAATCCCGGAGGTAGAAATCATTACACCGATTCGAGACAAGCGCTTGTCTCGCGAAAAGGAGATCGCTTATCTGAAAGAGCATGGTGTGGAAATGGACTTCCAAAAGGCGCAGTATTCTATTAATAAAGGCATCTGGGGAACATCAGTGGGTGGTAAAGAAACACTGACATCACACTTGCCACTACCTGAAGAGGCGTACCCAACCCAGTTAAGCAAAACAGAGCCAGAGCGCGTAACGCTCTACTTTGAAAAGGGCGAACTAAAAGGTATAAATGAGCAGACATTTTCTAATCCGGTAGAGGCAATTCAGCACCTGCAGGAAATGGCTGCTCCTTTTGCTATTGGCCGCGACATCCACGTAGGCGACACTATAATTGGTATAAAAGGTCGTGTTGGCTTTGAGGCTGCCGCGCCTATGGTTATTATCAAGGCGCACCACACTCTAGAAAAGCATGTGCTAACAAAGTGGCAGCTGTATTGGAAAGATCAACTATCTGCTTGGTACGGTAACTGGCTGCACGAAGGACAACTGCTGGATCCAACTATGCGCGACATGGAAGCATTCCTGGAGAGCACACAGCAAAACGTTACAGGAAAAGTGTTCGTGCTGCTGGCGCCTTACCGCTTCCAGGTAGAGGGCATCGAGAGTGCACACGACCTGATGAGCGACAAGTTCGGAAGCTATGGCGAAATGAACCGTGCCTGGACCTCCGATGATGTGAAAGGCTTTGCCAAAATATTCGGAAACCAAACCAAATTGTATCACAGCGTAAACAGCACCGAGGAATGGGCGAAGTAA
- the argC gene encoding N-acetyl-gamma-glutamyl-phosphate reductase, producing the protein MGEVRIKAGVVGGAGYTGGELLRLLLNHPNVEIAFIHSNSQVGKPVYEVHKDLLGDTELRFTGELQQDVDVLFLCVGHGAAKEFLEAQQLEPNIKIIDLSQDFRWNESLKESVVTGCGREFLYGLPELQRKAIKEAHNIANPGCFATAIQLALLPLAAQNLLTAEVHVSGITGSTGAGQSLSATSHYSWRSGNISNYKVLSHQHLHEIRRTLQSMQQQELQNINFVPYRGPFTRGILSTSYTLSNLSQEEAEELYTNYYSEHPFVSLSKSIPDLKQVVNTNKCLLHVQKQGDYLVITSLIDNLLKGASGQAVQNMNLMFGLDEQAGLRLKASAF; encoded by the coding sequence ATGGGCGAAGTAAGAATTAAAGCAGGCGTAGTAGGCGGAGCCGGTTATACCGGAGGCGAGCTACTGCGCCTGCTTCTTAACCACCCGAATGTGGAAATTGCTTTCATTCATAGTAACAGCCAGGTTGGCAAACCGGTGTACGAGGTGCACAAAGACCTGCTCGGTGATACCGAGCTTCGGTTTACGGGGGAGTTGCAGCAGGATGTAGATGTACTGTTTCTGTGCGTGGGGCATGGTGCGGCCAAAGAGTTTCTGGAAGCACAGCAACTGGAGCCAAATATAAAAATCATTGATCTAAGCCAGGATTTCCGTTGGAATGAAAGCTTGAAAGAATCTGTGGTAACAGGCTGTGGGAGAGAGTTCTTATACGGTTTGCCAGAACTGCAGCGCAAAGCTATAAAAGAGGCACATAACATTGCCAACCCAGGTTGTTTTGCGACTGCCATTCAGCTGGCACTACTTCCATTAGCTGCTCAGAACCTGCTGACTGCTGAAGTGCATGTTAGTGGCATCACCGGTAGTACCGGTGCCGGGCAGAGCTTAAGCGCAACCTCACATTACAGCTGGCGCAGCGGCAATATCTCTAATTACAAAGTGCTAAGCCATCAGCACCTGCATGAAATTCGCCGCACCCTACAAAGTATGCAGCAACAGGAGCTTCAAAATATAAATTTTGTGCCTTATCGCGGGCCCTTTACCCGGGGTATACTTTCTACCAGCTATACTCTGAGCAACCTAAGCCAGGAAGAGGCAGAAGAACTGTACACTAACTACTACAGCGAGCATCCGTTTGTTAGCCTTAGCAAGAGTATACCAGACCTGAAGCAGGTAGTAAACACAAATAAATGCCTGCTGCATGTACAGAAGCAGGGTGATTACCTCGTAATTACGAGCCTGATCGATAATCTGCTGAAAGGTGCTTCTGGGCAGGCAGTACAGAATATGAACCTGATGTTTGGCCTGGATGAGCAAGCTGGGCTTAGGTTGAAAGCTTCTGCCTTTTAA
- a CDS encoding aspartate aminotransferase family protein encodes MNVFDVYPLFDITPVRAQGSYVWDDKGKRYLDLYGGHAVISIGHSHPHYVKRIARQLYDIGFYSNSVQMPLQHELAEKLGELSGYEDYSLFLCNSGAEANENALKLASFHTGRKKVIAFKGAFHGRTSAAVAATDDEKIQAPINKTDNIIFLPLNDLSAFANALQQHGNDVAAVIVEGIQGVGGVQIPEPAFLKALAAGCERIGALLILDEVQSGYGRSGKFFAHQHAEVKPHLITMAKGMGNGFPVGGVLVHPSIEAKHGMLGTTFGGNYLACVASLAVLEVMKDENLMENARNIGQRLMKELRKLPSVKEVRGQGLMIGVELDKPCAGIRKQLLQDYQIFTGSSSDKNTLRLLPPLCIGAREVDKFLQAFEAILYQTEPQSI; translated from the coding sequence ATGAACGTATTTGATGTTTATCCGCTCTTCGATATCACACCTGTCCGTGCACAGGGATCCTATGTTTGGGACGACAAGGGCAAGCGTTATCTCGACCTCTACGGCGGCCATGCCGTTATCTCCATAGGTCACTCTCATCCTCATTATGTAAAGCGCATTGCGCGCCAGCTATACGATATCGGCTTTTACTCCAACTCGGTTCAAATGCCCCTGCAGCACGAACTGGCCGAGAAGCTTGGTGAGCTAAGTGGCTACGAAGATTATAGCCTGTTCCTGTGTAACTCTGGCGCCGAGGCCAATGAAAATGCCCTTAAGCTGGCATCTTTCCATACTGGGCGCAAGAAAGTAATTGCTTTCAAAGGCGCTTTCCATGGGCGCACATCAGCGGCTGTAGCTGCCACGGACGATGAAAAGATACAGGCGCCGATAAATAAGACGGATAACATCATTTTCCTGCCCCTAAACGACTTGTCTGCTTTTGCCAACGCCCTGCAGCAACATGGCAATGACGTGGCCGCTGTTATAGTGGAAGGTATACAAGGAGTAGGTGGCGTACAAATACCTGAGCCTGCCTTCCTGAAGGCTCTTGCTGCAGGTTGTGAGCGTATAGGTGCCCTTCTGATTCTGGACGAGGTACAGTCTGGCTACGGCCGTTCTGGCAAGTTCTTCGCCCATCAGCATGCCGAAGTTAAACCACACCTGATAACCATGGCGAAAGGCATGGGTAATGGTTTCCCTGTGGGTGGTGTGCTGGTTCATCCTAGTATAGAAGCTAAACATGGCATGCTAGGCACCACTTTTGGCGGTAATTACCTTGCTTGTGTAGCCTCGTTGGCAGTGTTAGAGGTGATGAAAGATGAAAACCTGATGGAAAACGCCCGCAATATTGGTCAGCGCCTGATGAAGGAGCTGCGTAAATTGCCTTCAGTAAAAGAAGTGCGCGGCCAGGGGCTCATGATCGGTGTTGAGTTGGACAAACCTTGTGCTGGCATACGCAAGCAGTTGCTTCAGGATTACCAGATATTCACCGGGTCTTCATCAGATAAAAATACACTGCGCCTGCTTCCGCCACTTTGCATCGGCGCACGCGAAGTAGACAAATTCCTACAAGCTTTCGAAGCCATCCTTTACCAAACAGAACCGCAATCCATCTAA